One genomic window of [Clostridium] scindens ATCC 35704 includes the following:
- a CDS encoding PEP/pyruvate-binding domain-containing protein, with amino-acid sequence MNWEEIRSRESLTAKESKYICNDLMSTGLEMERLIVENFGPEDYYKVAQRRIGGGRIGGKACGLLLARKLIQARMPQYMDYMEPHDSYFVGSDVFYHYLEENDCMELRRRHMKEKEKFQEADELQSRIRNGSFSEAIQEELLKVVRHYGDTPIIVRSSSFLEDGFGNAFSGKYESIFCINQGSEEERLSDLMNAVRSVYASTMNPSAIEYRRRWGLLDVDEQMALLIQKVAGQRYDSFYMPVAAGMGCSYNPYKWMENMNPDAGMIRMVMGLGTRAVERTPGDYPRLVGLDRAQANLRTTVAERHKYSQRNVDVMDYASNSLCTKRLEEVIDELPGWQKKLVLSHDTEAEELLAQRGKYKQVLFADCQGMVNNDLFIQMVKDILGMLQEVYGRPVDVEFAVNSMAKGEWELNLLQCRPLQASISEKIHIPEEKVKEFLFDVRRTSMRRSKMEKLDIIVWVDPRKYYEYPYAKKFHVAQKIDEINRHYEETDKKMMLLVPGRIGTSSPELGVPVVYANISAFCAICEVAYSEVGYHPELSYGSHMFQDLVEADVYYGAINENSKTRCYQPRLLKQHPNIFPELFPENEELGGIIKAYDVSDCNAQLLLDSKKGRAVCWLAAPLIPR; translated from the coding sequence ATGAACTGGGAAGAGATCAGAAGCAGGGAGAGCCTGACAGCGAAAGAGAGCAAATATATATGCAATGATCTGATGAGTACGGGGCTTGAGATGGAACGCCTGATCGTGGAAAACTTTGGCCCTGAAGACTACTATAAGGTGGCGCAGCGCCGGATTGGAGGAGGCCGGATCGGGGGGAAAGCGTGCGGGCTTCTTCTTGCGAGAAAACTGATCCAGGCGAGGATGCCTCAATACATGGATTATATGGAGCCGCACGATTCCTATTTTGTGGGCTCGGATGTATTCTATCATTATCTGGAAGAGAATGACTGTATGGAGTTAAGAAGACGCCATATGAAGGAAAAAGAGAAGTTCCAAGAGGCGGATGAACTGCAAAGCCGTATCCGGAACGGCAGTTTTTCCGAAGCCATACAGGAAGAACTTCTCAAAGTGGTACGGCATTACGGGGATACGCCGATCATCGTCAGATCCAGCAGTTTCCTGGAGGATGGATTCGGCAACGCCTTTTCCGGCAAATATGAATCCATCTTCTGCATCAACCAGGGAAGCGAGGAAGAGAGGCTCTCCGATCTGATGAATGCCGTACGAAGCGTCTATGCAAGCACCATGAATCCCTCGGCCATCGAGTACCGGAGGCGCTGGGGGCTGCTGGATGTGGACGAGCAGATGGCGCTGCTGATACAGAAGGTGGCAGGGCAGAGGTACGACAGTTTCTATATGCCCGTGGCAGCGGGCATGGGGTGCTCCTATAATCCTTATAAATGGATGGAGAACATGAATCCGGACGCGGGAATGATAAGGATGGTCATGGGCCTTGGCACGCGCGCGGTAGAGCGTACGCCGGGAGATTATCCGAGGTTGGTAGGCCTTGACCGGGCGCAGGCCAATCTTCGAACAACGGTGGCTGAACGGCACAAATATTCCCAGCGGAATGTAGACGTGATGGATTATGCATCCAATTCCCTGTGCACGAAACGATTGGAAGAAGTGATAGACGAACTTCCCGGGTGGCAGAAGAAACTGGTGCTAAGCCATGATACGGAAGCCGAAGAACTGTTGGCCCAGAGAGGAAAGTATAAGCAGGTATTGTTTGCCGACTGCCAGGGGATGGTGAATAACGACCTCTTTATCCAGATGGTAAAGGATATCCTTGGCATGCTGCAGGAAGTATACGGAAGGCCGGTGGACGTTGAATTTGCGGTAAACAGCATGGCAAAAGGAGAGTGGGAGCTGAATCTTCTGCAGTGCAGGCCTCTTCAGGCCAGCATATCAGAGAAAATCCACATTCCGGAAGAGAAAGTTAAGGAGTTCCTCTTCGACGTGCGCCGTACTTCCATGCGCCGCTCCAAGATGGAGAAACTGGATATTATCGTATGGGTGGATCCCAGGAAATATTACGAATATCCTTATGCTAAGAAATTCCACGTGGCACAGAAGATTGATGAGATCAACCGCCACTATGAAGAGACAGATAAGAAGATGATGCTTCTGGTTCCGGGGCGTATCGGAACTTCATCGCCGGAACTGGGAGTTCCGGTAGTATATGCCAACATCAGTGCATTCTGCGCCATCTGCGAGGTAGCGTACAGCGAAGTGGGATATCATCCGGAACTGTCTTATGGAAGCCATATGTTCCAGGATCTTGTGGAGGCTGACGTATATTACGGTGCGATCAACGAGAACAGCAAGACCAGATGCTATCAGCCCCGGCTGCTGAAGCAGCATCCGAATATATTCCCGGAACTATTTCCCGAAAATGAGGAACTGGGAGGGATAATTAAAGCTTATGATGTGTCAGACTGTAATGCCCAGCTTCTGCTGGATTCAAAAAAGGGAAGGGCAGTGTGCTGGCTTGCCGCGCCTTTGATTCCCAGGTAA
- a CDS encoding aminotransferase class I/II-fold pyridoxal phosphate-dependent enzyme — MNQPVNSADALDELKLQYEQAKTKKLNLNMSRGKPAPSQLDLSNGLLKTMDTYITADGTDARNYGIGDGIPECKKLFADLLGLQPQQIIMGGNSSLSMMFDTLASMCLFGTGGSTPWHYYRFQGTPVKFLCPAPGYDRHFRICQELGIGMIPVPLTSEGPDMEMVASLAKKDPLIKGIWCVPLHSNPEGICYSDQVVDQLASMETAADDFRIFWDNAYGIHHIYEKVELMNILEACERHHHPDRAYYFFSTSKITFPGTGLALIASNSSNVAEIKRHMSAQIISYDKINQLRHVQYFQTPENILSHMDRLAQELRPKFDLVLSKLENQFGGTGLASWSTPKGGYFISLYTPPGCAKRTVALAKEAGVTLTDAGATYPYGKDEADRNIRIAPSYPTLEELDAAMDIFILCIKIAALENK, encoded by the coding sequence ATGAACCAACCAGTAAACAGCGCCGATGCCCTTGACGAGTTAAAACTACAGTACGAACAAGCCAAGACCAAAAAATTAAACCTGAATATGTCCAGGGGGAAGCCTGCGCCTTCCCAGCTTGATCTAAGCAACGGATTGCTTAAAACCATGGACACTTACATCACCGCCGATGGCACGGATGCCCGCAATTACGGCATCGGGGATGGCATCCCGGAGTGCAAGAAGCTTTTCGCCGATCTTCTGGGCCTTCAGCCTCAGCAAATTATCATGGGCGGAAATTCCAGCCTGAGCATGATGTTCGACACCCTGGCATCCATGTGCCTGTTCGGCACCGGCGGCAGCACCCCATGGCATTATTACAGATTCCAGGGCACGCCCGTCAAGTTCCTGTGTCCCGCGCCAGGCTACGACCGCCACTTCAGGATCTGTCAGGAACTTGGGATCGGGATGATTCCGGTACCGCTAACTTCGGAGGGGCCGGACATGGAGATGGTTGCGTCGCTTGCAAAGAAGGATCCCTTGATCAAAGGCATCTGGTGTGTGCCTCTTCATTCCAATCCGGAAGGCATCTGCTACAGCGACCAGGTGGTAGATCAGCTGGCATCTATGGAAACCGCTGCCGACGACTTCCGCATCTTCTGGGACAATGCCTATGGCATCCACCACATCTACGAGAAGGTGGAACTTATGAATATCCTGGAAGCCTGTGAAAGGCATCACCATCCAGACCGGGCATATTATTTCTTCTCTACATCCAAGATTACATTTCCTGGAACCGGACTTGCGCTGATTGCATCCAATTCCTCAAATGTAGCAGAGATAAAGCGGCATATGTCCGCACAGATCATCAGTTATGACAAGATCAACCAGCTGCGGCATGTACAGTACTTTCAGACACCGGAAAACATTCTGTCCCATATGGACCGGCTGGCACAGGAGTTAAGGCCCAAATTCGATCTGGTACTATCCAAACTGGAAAACCAGTTTGGAGGAACAGGACTGGCTTCCTGGAGCACCCCGAAGGGCGGATACTTCATCTCCCTTTATACCCCGCCCGGCTGTGCCAAAAGAACGGTGGCGCTTGCCAAGGAAGCCGGAGTCACTCTGACGGATGCCGGGGCAACCTATCCTTACGGAAAGGATGAAGCAGACAGGAATATCCGTATCGCGCCGTCCTATCCAACGCTTGAGGAACTGGACGCGGCCATGGACATATTTATCTTATGTATTAAAATAGCAGCATTGGAAAATAAATAA
- a CDS encoding Glu/Leu/Phe/Val family dehydrogenase — protein MSKTYNPYDNVLKVVSEAAGILGYSDSDIEALKYPERELKVAIPVRMDDGSTKVFEGYRIQHSTSRGPAKGGIRFHPDVNPDEVRALAAWMTFKCAVVNIPYGGGKGGVVCDPGKLSEDEIRAITRRFTAAIAPLIGPEQDIPAPDVGTNAAVMGWMMDTYSMLKGHCVHGVVTGKPIELGGALGRSEATGRGVMFTVKNVLKKKGIPAQGTIVAIQGMGNVGSVTAKLLYQGGLKVVAVSDVSGGLYKKEGLCIPQILEYLSKDRKNLLSGYQEEGITRISNAELLELDVKLLIPAALENQINLSNAKKIKADIIIEAANGPTASEADDILKKKNIMVVPDILSNAGGVVVSYFEWVQNIQSVNWTEETVNEKLKDIMDSAFDAVWNIAESNNATLRTGAYLIAVKRVVDAKKARAIWP, from the coding sequence ATGAGCAAGACATATAACCCTTATGATAACGTATTAAAAGTCGTATCCGAAGCAGCCGGCATCCTAGGCTATTCAGACAGTGACATTGAAGCATTGAAATACCCGGAAAGAGAACTGAAGGTTGCGATTCCGGTGCGTATGGATGATGGAAGCACGAAGGTATTCGAAGGCTACCGTATCCAGCACTCCACTTCCCGCGGACCTGCCAAAGGAGGAATCCGCTTCCATCCGGATGTCAATCCGGATGAAGTAAGGGCTCTGGCAGCATGGATGACGTTCAAGTGCGCGGTCGTCAATATCCCTTACGGTGGCGGAAAAGGCGGCGTTGTCTGCGATCCCGGCAAACTGTCTGAAGATGAGATTCGTGCAATCACCCGCAGATTCACGGCCGCTATCGCGCCTCTGATCGGACCGGAACAGGATATTCCTGCTCCTGACGTAGGAACAAACGCAGCTGTTATGGGATGGATGATGGACACCTACAGCATGCTCAAAGGCCACTGCGTTCACGGAGTTGTTACAGGCAAGCCGATCGAACTTGGCGGAGCGCTTGGAAGAAGCGAGGCTACCGGGCGCGGCGTTATGTTCACCGTCAAGAATGTACTGAAGAAAAAAGGAATTCCTGCACAAGGCACCATCGTGGCTATTCAGGGAATGGGAAATGTCGGCAGCGTGACAGCCAAACTTCTTTATCAGGGAGGATTGAAAGTCGTTGCGGTCAGCGACGTATCCGGAGGCCTCTATAAGAAAGAAGGCCTCTGCATCCCGCAGATACTCGAATACCTGTCCAAAGACCGGAAGAACCTGCTGTCCGGATATCAGGAGGAAGGCATCACGCGCATTAGCAACGCTGAACTTCTGGAACTGGATGTAAAACTTCTGATCCCCGCTGCCCTGGAAAACCAGATCAATCTCTCCAACGCCAAAAAGATAAAGGCGGATATCATTATCGAAGCCGCGAATGGCCCGACTGCTTCCGAAGCAGATGATATCCTGAAGAAAAAGAATATCATGGTTGTTCCTGACATCCTTTCAAACGCAGGCGGCGTCGTGGTATCCTACTTTGAATGGGTACAGAACATCCAGTCTGTCAACTGGACAGAAGAAACCGTCAACGAGAAACTCAAAGACATCATGGATTCCGCCTTTGACGCCGTATGGAACATTGCGGAATCAAACAACGCCACCTTGCGGACCGGCGCTTACCTGATCGCTGTGAAACGAGTGGTAGATGCCAAGAAAGCGAGGGCTATCTGGCCATAA
- a CDS encoding LysR family transcriptional regulator, which yields MFNSMNYVYEVYKERSFSKAAANLYISQPSLSATVKKVEERIGSPIFDRSVSPIQLTECGRHYIKAVEEIMDTQSRFANYLNDLNELKTGQIAIGGSNLFASYILPPVITCFTKKYPLVKVHLVEANTPQLVDLLFRGTLDMVIDNSSFPDAIYHHHLYTQETLLLAVPASFASNEKAASYRLTIQDVLDRRHVKEETPCVPLSLFEDDPFILLRSGNDTRSRAEKICQVQSFSPNIILKLDQQVTAFHICCYGMGVTFVSDLLLAHIPNGEDCYYYKLDADYAGRSIYFYHKETRYVTRAMEEFLKIASNGVTT from the coding sequence ATGTTTAATTCTATGAACTATGTGTATGAAGTGTACAAAGAGCGGAGTTTTTCCAAGGCTGCGGCAAACCTGTATATCAGCCAGCCATCCTTAAGCGCCACCGTCAAGAAGGTGGAAGAGCGCATAGGCTCGCCAATCTTTGACCGCAGCGTAAGCCCGATACAGTTGACGGAATGCGGCCGGCATTATATCAAGGCCGTCGAAGAGATCATGGATACCCAGAGCCGGTTCGCGAATTATCTCAATGACCTGAATGAACTGAAGACAGGCCAGATCGCAATCGGAGGAAGCAATCTATTCGCTTCCTATATCCTTCCCCCGGTAATCACCTGCTTCACCAAGAAGTATCCTCTGGTAAAGGTACATCTGGTGGAGGCGAATACGCCTCAGCTGGTGGATCTGCTGTTCCGAGGAACACTGGATATGGTCATTGATAATTCCTCATTCCCGGATGCGATCTACCATCATCACCTATATACCCAGGAAACACTTCTCCTGGCTGTGCCCGCGTCTTTTGCTTCCAATGAAAAGGCTGCTTCTTATCGCCTTACGATCCAGGATGTGCTGGATCGCAGGCATGTGAAAGAAGAAACGCCCTGCGTTCCGCTTTCCCTATTCGAGGATGATCCTTTCATTCTCCTTCGTTCCGGCAACGATACCAGATCCCGGGCTGAAAAGATCTGTCAGGTTCAGTCATTTTCGCCCAACATTATCCTGAAACTGGATCAGCAGGTCACCGCTTTCCATATCTGCTGCTATGGAATGGGTGTTACATTTGTCAGCGATCTGCTTCTTGCCCACATTCCTAATGGAGAGGACTGCTACTATTACAAGCTGGATGCAGACTATGCCGGTCGCAGCATCTATTTCTACCACAAAGAGACACGGTACGTGACAAGGGCCATGGAAGAATTTTTAAAAATCGCTTCCAACGGCGTTACCACATAA
- a CDS encoding Ig-like domain-containing protein — protein sequence MDRKLKSILALVIVLGMIYWQQSSILHAEVPKAAGTSKSGLSKTRTSKASNTPGALEQPEDPQVPEEPETPEEPIECFQVSIPPEDGENGYYITKPEVEITHVSEAGVTKYKFADSEGQTREGELAQKDGAARIEGEQFKEGINRLSIWMEDGEGKQVEEYSLDKDFLIDTQAPAIWIGAPRGFEAWYQEAVSITVTGEDGELGSQIEEVVCASGNSRVGRSKELPAAFQVACASAKGNAVKITVTARDRAGNTASRSCGLFIDRLPPKARIEGIEDYMITSQPVVVRYLVEEENVIEDMRAWVRREDPQGNAREIPVSEWSDTESGKCARQVLADDGIYQLSLSCTDKAGYEAGKAARFIIDTKSPLISYVDRLDNQYLKRFCWNYPASEWIRDFTSYTYTILLDGRIYPMGQEVLEEGRHTLEVKAIDAAGNTGTAKARFVIDHTPPQVVFQDVEDGKDYEEEKTFQVTLEDQEDQIDEIKINGEVQKTNKRSRIYQFTVQDLKNYEIEVKASDYAGNQAVGHIQFQVSPKETVFQRLVKPIEKKLRADDKERKDEAPKKWPIICMIFILFLAITVLIYYKKRKKNGFFLR from the coding sequence ATGGATAGGAAATTAAAGAGTATTTTAGCATTGGTCATCGTATTAGGAATGATATACTGGCAGCAGTCGTCAATTCTGCATGCGGAAGTCCCAAAGGCAGCAGGGACGTCAAAATCGGGATTGTCAAAAACGAGAACATCGAAGGCGTCGAATACCCCCGGGGCATTAGAACAGCCAGAAGATCCGCAGGTTCCGGAAGAGCCAGAGACTCCGGAGGAGCCTATCGAGTGCTTTCAGGTATCCATTCCGCCGGAAGATGGGGAAAATGGATACTATATTACGAAGCCGGAAGTTGAGATTACGCATGTGAGCGAGGCGGGAGTTACAAAATACAAATTTGCCGACAGCGAAGGACAGACGAGGGAAGGGGAACTGGCACAGAAAGACGGTGCGGCCAGGATAGAAGGGGAGCAGTTTAAGGAAGGAATCAACAGACTGTCGATCTGGATGGAAGATGGAGAAGGGAAGCAGGTGGAGGAGTATAGCCTGGATAAGGATTTCCTTATTGATACGCAGGCGCCTGCTATTTGGATTGGGGCGCCCCGGGGATTTGAGGCATGGTATCAGGAGGCGGTATCAATAACGGTAACAGGAGAGGACGGGGAGTTGGGAAGCCAGATTGAAGAGGTGGTTTGCGCTTCTGGCAATTCCAGGGTGGGAAGGAGCAAGGAACTGCCAGCCGCCTTCCAGGTTGCTTGTGCATCCGCCAAAGGAAATGCTGTGAAGATTACGGTAACGGCAAGGGATCGTGCGGGGAATACGGCCAGCCGTTCTTGCGGCCTTTTCATTGACCGGCTGCCGCCAAAGGCCAGGATAGAGGGGATAGAAGATTACATGATTACCAGCCAGCCTGTGGTGGTAAGATACCTTGTAGAGGAGGAAAATGTAATTGAAGATATGAGGGCATGGGTCCGCCGGGAAGACCCGCAAGGAAATGCCAGAGAGATTCCGGTATCGGAATGGTCGGATACAGAATCCGGGAAATGTGCCAGACAGGTACTGGCTGATGACGGCATCTATCAGTTGAGCCTGTCCTGCACGGACAAGGCCGGATATGAGGCAGGGAAGGCGGCTCGGTTCATCATTGATACGAAGAGTCCGTTAATAAGCTATGTAGACCGTCTGGATAACCAGTACCTGAAACGTTTCTGCTGGAATTATCCTGCCAGCGAATGGATTCGGGACTTTACCAGTTATACATACACCATACTTTTGGATGGAAGAATCTATCCCATGGGGCAGGAGGTCCTGGAAGAAGGACGGCATACCCTGGAAGTCAAGGCTATTGACGCCGCTGGCAACACAGGTACAGCGAAGGCCAGATTTGTCATCGACCATACCCCTCCCCAGGTAGTGTTTCAGGACGTGGAAGACGGGAAGGACTACGAGGAAGAGAAGACTTTTCAGGTAACCCTCGAAGATCAGGAGGATCAGATTGATGAGATAAAGATTAACGGGGAGGTGCAGAAGACGAATAAAAGGAGCAGGATTTACCAGTTTACGGTACAGGATTTAAAGAATTATGAGATCGAGGTCAAGGCATCCGACTATGCGGGCAATCAGGCTGTCGGCCATATACAGTTCCAGGTGTCGCCAAAGGAAACGGTATTTCAAAGGCTGGTAAAGCCGATAGAAAAGAAACTGAGGGCAGATGATAAGGAGAGGAAGGATGAAGCCCCCAAAAAATGGCCAATAATATGCATGATTTTTATCCTTTTTTTGGCAATTACAGTGTTAATATACTATAAAAAGAGGAAAAAGAACGGCTTTTTCTTGCGATAA
- a CDS encoding serine/threonine-protein kinase, with protein sequence MSSKEGYDVLRLIEHGQSCYISSEYVKGCTLAVWLRYHPNLSKERLLEWIQDITRQLGLIHRCRGNPCYRYVNPYSIIVTQEGQLHFLDMDAKSNEEQLRFMQRRVIREHFLPRQQAYYQKASVRLDIYGLGRTIQYILSEADPEPPLKRREEARFHKIISRCLKDTSKHSYQDISDIRRQIPSYRKRKESHPKARKILAVAGTAILSAAVATTVLWGGYKPEESHEPATEMAEKKSINKSAVNEGTVNKDTDDQEAADEEAYLELAMAYFLELKDYKKSLEYLALISDDYAPAKHMEAIVKALDGGGGAGEAAGVRRDLKKHLLELEKEAPKDQKDRCDLCLIKGYSLLESKDGAGNILRLGEEWLGREGLDDREVKEVKEYMASAYEQTDAFEEAAHVWEEILELESEEKKREEVYKKMAVLYEACGQKEMALNTCIKGVGELEDSKDLGILHIRLLCKDTAISRELCVQTIREYIGRMPEILEKEEFQKLQKEYEIRVEGEEVWIGN encoded by the coding sequence TTGTCATCAAAAGAAGGTTATGATGTATTGCGCCTGATTGAGCATGGACAATCCTGCTATATTAGTTCGGAGTATGTAAAAGGGTGCACTTTAGCTGTCTGGCTCAGATACCATCCGAATCTGTCTAAGGAAAGACTTCTAGAGTGGATTCAGGATATTACCAGGCAATTGGGACTGATTCACAGATGCCGGGGTAATCCCTGCTATCGGTATGTGAACCCTTACAGCATCATAGTGACGCAGGAAGGCCAGCTGCATTTTCTGGACATGGATGCCAAGTCCAATGAAGAGCAGTTAAGATTTATGCAGAGAAGGGTAATCAGGGAGCATTTCCTTCCGCGGCAACAGGCCTATTACCAGAAGGCAAGCGTCCGACTGGACATCTACGGGCTTGGAAGGACGATCCAGTATATATTGTCGGAGGCAGATCCCGAACCGCCGCTTAAAAGGCGGGAAGAGGCAAGGTTCCATAAGATTATATCAAGGTGTCTGAAAGACACATCGAAACATTCCTATCAAGACATATCTGACATTCGTAGACAAATCCCATCTTACAGAAAAAGAAAAGAATCCCATCCAAAAGCAAGAAAAATCCTGGCTGTAGCCGGAACTGCCATTCTATCTGCCGCGGTTGCAACAACGGTGCTCTGGGGAGGGTACAAGCCGGAAGAATCCCACGAACCCGCAACAGAAATGGCAGAAAAGAAATCAATAAATAAAAGCGCGGTCAATGAGGGCACGGTCAATAAAGACACGGACGATCAAGAGGCAGCGGACGAAGAAGCATATCTGGAACTTGCAATGGCTTACTTCCTGGAACTGAAAGATTATAAAAAGAGCCTTGAATATCTTGCGCTCATATCGGATGACTATGCACCGGCCAAACACATGGAAGCCATCGTAAAAGCGCTGGATGGAGGCGGAGGCGCTGGGGAAGCCGCGGGAGTACGCCGGGACTTGAAGAAGCATCTTCTCGAACTAGAAAAGGAGGCGCCGAAAGATCAAAAAGATCGTTGTGATCTATGTCTGATCAAGGGTTACAGTCTCTTGGAATCCAAAGACGGGGCAGGAAATATTCTGAGGCTGGGAGAAGAATGGCTTGGACGGGAAGGCTTGGACGACCGGGAGGTAAAGGAAGTAAAAGAGTATATGGCAAGCGCCTATGAGCAGACGGACGCGTTTGAGGAGGCGGCGCATGTCTGGGAAGAGATATTGGAATTAGAGTCAGAGGAGAAGAAACGGGAAGAAGTATACAAGAAGATGGCAGTCCTCTATGAGGCATGCGGGCAGAAGGAGATGGCGCTTAATACCTGTATAAAGGGCGTCGGGGAACTGGAAGATTCAAAGGATCTGGGAATCCTGCATATCCGGCTTTTGTGCAAGGATACAGCCATCAGCCGGGAACTGTGCGTCCAGACGATCCGGGAATATATTGGCAGGATGCCAGAGATTCTTGAGAAAGAAGAGTTTCAGAAGTTGCAGAAGGAATATGAGATTCGAGTGGAAGGGGAAGAAGTATGGATAGGAAATTAA